CAAGAGCATAACATCTGCTTTGTACGCAGTTATATATGGCCAAGTACCCTGCGTCTACTACCTTCATCGCTAGCGTTACGTCGGACACGGCCACGTCTGTAGAAAAAGACAAATAGTATTACAACAATGGAATCATCTACAGAGCTCTGTGAGTGAgcataaactacaaaaaaagcCGCAGGTCATGAATTCTCGATTTCGATTCCAAGATCATGCAAAACATGTTTCGGAATATTTCTAGTAATAGCGGGTAAAACTATCTGTGCCATTATTCAAGGGGACAAAACATTTTagaaatttcatttaattaaaaagttaaaaaaataaaggaaaacgAACTTCAAGACCACGTGGACGGAAGTGTTACAGCGAGGTTTCATGGTATGTGGCTTTCTGTAAGACAACGTGAAAGAGTAAACGTAGTGGAGAGAGAGTATAATGACTACCTACCATCATATAGTCAGAAAAATCAGAAAAAGAAAGAATTCACggtttccttttctttttcatCAGACTTACACTCTATAGCCATTGATGGAATCACTCTGAACTGTCCATCGATGTCTGTCTTGATGACTAAACCACTCAAGTTGATGGTGGTCTCTATGAACAGTATCGCGTCGTCCCAGTTCACTGGTGGATGCATTTCATGTTCTAACTCCTTTTTGTAGTATTCTACCATCTGAAAGATGTAAGTAAGAGATTGTAAATTCAagccttttttaaataataaaattaatgtagatATTATTACAGGTAATTATTGAAAACGAccacagaaaaaaataatttatagagcGATGACcaagtattaattaaaaaaaaacccagAACAAGACAATTCACCCGCTACCCCTGGACTGGCAATAATTTAAACTCACAATAAGTTCGTACAAAAAAGTACTACATATTGTATATACAAGATATATAAACTGCCAAAAAGCTTTCAATATATTAAACTAGAACTGGGTTTTAGGGGTTCTAGGGGCGATCtaagaaattaaattagttctttttacatatttttatgctCCATAGCGCCAAATAATTTCCTACCTTAGTTGTTGTAGATCATGCGAGGctgttaattttatatataaattgtatattttttacaacatctACGTTCTACTTCGGTGGttctaatacaataaattaaacaagaatcattaatttaaaaattacttacacCTCTAGACGGTATTGTAAATTTCACATTGAAAGTTTCTTCGAAGAAATTGCTCCAGAAATACCACACTTTCCACTCAACATCCATAAGTCGAAACGGATCAAAAGTAGAATTGACTAGAAATTCTTCGCATGCCGTCTTATTTCTTTTGATTTCGAAACATTGTCCGTCGATTGGTCCATCGtgttttattgttgtattgtCTTTATGTTTAATATGACTTGTCCCTTCTAGTATAGGAGATTCGTGAGCCGTGTTACTTCTTACAAacaagtaaattataataacttcaaaaagcattttttctagaaattattttgtgttggaATAAAATTCTAGACTGGAATACAAATTGGAGATTGacgttgtaataattatttgtgaattcagtagatagaaaaaaatgtttttctaaattGTCGTATTAcaaatactgatatttttttctctgaGTAACTGagtagtatattttatactgtctgtaaattaattttacttgcTATTTATAGCATCCAATTGTTGTTATTTACTATAATTTGAGTAAAGGAATTTAGTCCGGATGCGTAGAGCTCAGAATACAGTCCAACAATATTTGTTTGCGAAATTCAAGCtagtatcaattaaattaagtatattttttgtttacaaacaacatTTCCGGCAATTCAAAGAACAACAAAGTCTTGGTATAAATGACAgctcacataaatattttattcagtatttacaCACGCGGTAGCGTGTAGTGCCGAAGATCAGACAAAACTAATATACGTCCAGTTGAAGTCAGATATCAGTTGCAAAACAAAAGAGTAAATGAAAGAAGACGACAAATTGAAGGACAAAAACATGCACATAACTTTCTTCTTAGTTTTATCTTCGATCAGAATTTGTGCAGCGCAAGGTCCTTATCCAGAAGAACCTGAAGGGAACCTGACCTACTCGCCAGTGGTACTCCCACCGGAGCCGCCAATGTCATCGTCCTGGAACGAGTTCATCAAGAACAAGACCACCTGTGAAGACTTCCTTCAGGGCACGACCTTCGATTACAACAAGATAATTGACGTGGATTGGAAAACTTTCTACTTCTGGAACCATAATGCGATTGAGGGTCATGATTTGAAGTTCAGTATACCGTCGAAAGTGGTATGAAATACACttccttttcaaataatttaaaaatgacttttttgtataattttatacgtATCCCATAGTATAGCAAGCAGATATTTGCTGTGTAGCTTTTTGAAATATGAGGCTTCCTTTTCTCTTAAGCTGAATCAGGCGCGCCCATCGATGGGGCATCGTTGGATAAGtataacataaaacaatgtGCCGCGCACGTCAGTGGCCCCGTGCAATGTCTCATAGAACACCGTCCCATGGGCCGAAGTACGTCACTGGCATCAGCGTAGGAAGAAAGCAAGCCCTGCAGTTGTAAGCAATGATCAGATTTTTGATAGTTGTTCCTATGCTTGCAGCTTGTGGATCGCTTCAGAGTGGAACTGAAAGATGAATTGAAGCCTCCAGTGAACTGGAATGATGCGGTGCTGTTCATGGAGACAACCATGAGCTTCAGCGCTTtgttctttaaaacaaaagttaatgGCTTATTTAGAGTGATACCGTCCCTAGCGTTCGAATGTAAGTATGCTCCTAGACTTTTGCATTTTGGATCTAATGAAGATTTCCCTAGACAAAGCCGGTGCTCTGCCGACATGAATCGTCGACTTTTCTGTCGGCTGCGCAAAAACAAAGCTAAAAAAACACTTACCTCATTTGACCTAAGTGTCTGCTGGACACACAATGGGGTTCCACAGCCCGATTCTCCACCACTATCGAGTATCACCACCAActaagttttgtatttaaatctgatcagcgcctctagcggacgtcgaaaaaacttttttggcagtacattccaaaCTACTAATACTTgctggttccaattgtagagaatcgcgcttctgaTGTTTGTGTGCGAATGACAACGACTGACAATAAGTACTAGTCACcgatattttcattaaaaaaacggTTGTTCAAGCCACTCCGAACTGTACTGTCGAGTTTGGTGTATCTATGAACCTTCTTTAGTTGCTGGAGACTATAATACTTTGAGTTAGTTGGTAAATTCCAGACACTGTACACTGAGGACTTGAATCGTTGCACCTAAAAAAGTGATTAATTCAACAAATTCATCCCTGTAGAAAAATAAGAGGTGtgattttcaaaatacaaatctttaatttccttggtttttatttaatagatgcACATTTGCCGGAGGTAACATTCGGTTTGAAAGTGGTGGACCCGGGGTACCTGGGCATCATGAACTGCAAGTATCACCTGGCCTACGGGCTCGCGCCTGCTGATCGCATGCCTACTAATGAAACGGTATTATCTCTATTATCCTTACAAAAGATATTATACTCGTTTTTAGTATAGCTTTGCCTGCATTACCTATTTCATCTAACGAAAATAATGATGACTTCTTACTTTACCATGCATTGctagactttttttaaatcagtaaTGGAATTTGATTCTCAATCTTTTAATGGCTgtaccaaaatattttacttaattagttCTTATAATTAACTGCCTGTATTGGTACCAAATAATTTGCTATAAACTTTTTAACACGAAAAGTTTTATTAGTTACCTAAAAACACTTAAACGAAAAAGGTAAAGAATTCGATAATGAACAGAAGACGATacattcaaatttaatttatatttcagtgTGACGCCGAAGCAAAGAAAATAGGTTTCGTAGGTTCCTTCCAGTTTTGTTACCTGAACATGCCACCAACACATCCATCAATGCCCGACCGAGAGGAGTTTCATGATGATGACGAGGAAAACATGCATTTGGAAGTCATTCGGAACTATAACGAACATATCGACTCAAGCTTTATATAAATTTGGTACCGGCCTCTTCGTTCTAATTAGTAAATTTACcacaaaacgaaaaaaaatatatactctaAAACCTTCCTCGGGAATCGCTCTATCTATTGATAGTAACCGCATTGAAATTAGTTAAGTCTATTTTGATTTTACTGCAAACAGAAAAATAGACTCGAATGTGAGTggacataatttaataataatgtcaagtgatatttattatataactaatCTCGTAGAAAAACTATCACgagtattttttgaaaaataatactgttttaCTCAGAATACAAACTGTGAGCTTTTGGATAGCTCTATCTAGATCAGACTTCAAGTCTGACAaaagttctttttttaatatttataataaaagtgcaataactgtgttaattgtagagaaaataaatcaacattactTGCTATAACAGTTTTGTTTATATCAGTTTAAGAGTTCAACTATGGAATGGTTCTGTCAGAATTTGAAAGGAACACGAAGGTATATTATTTCCTATACCCCTGCTCACACCATCAGGTATAATAAACCCAATATTATGCATCATGATTTAACCAGATCAAACATGTCAAAAGTCCCAGAGGCGCACCTGGCCAGCATGGTGGGCTCAAAGTTTAACCCCTCCCTATCACGGCAGgatccttgcccagcactgggttaattttatttatctattgaaaCGTATCAAGAAATTAAAcacaacacacaaaaaaaaatatttatttatagtaactataaattaaaaataaaaaaaaatcatactttttataggttggttaggttaggttaagccattacaccccaccaccaactttctcatcatacgaagctatttgtGACCCCATCCgagcaaatttattttaatctctCAATTTCACCACTTACAACTCCtaaacggctcaaccgattttcatcaaacatgtctaaaaacactcgcacgTAAGTCACCTTTGatacaacaaaaactaaattgaaatcactgcgtccattcgggagttatgatgccacagacagacacacacacagacagtCACGtgaaacttataacacccctttATTTGCGTCGGGGTTTAAAAAGTGACTGAATGTTTTTACTTCCACTTCTTTTTCCTCACGAGCTGGTGGTTCAGTAGGTTCAAGTCCATCTGCACAGATGAGGTTTCCATCCCCAAGGCCCAGAGAAGTGGCTACCTGTACAATTTCTCTTGAATCGTGGTAAGGTTTATCGTCTGGGAGGGAAAGCATGCTGACTCCTATGTTGCAGTCAGCTAACACCAGGTACCGACCGTCTCGAAGCAGCTTCATGTAAATCTTGAAGAGTGGAACGGAGTTCTTTTTGTTTGGTGGTCTCCCTAAATGGAggcgaaaaatataaaaaaaaattacagaatatCATTTTAATGAGAGAATTAGAATATATAAGACTGGTCTCACTATAGACGTCTTTTTAATTTACGCGTTTCCAACTAAGCCGTTGAACCAATTATGGTGTTTAGTTTAGGTTTAGGTTTCAAGTAGATAGCAAGACACAGGATTAAACAAAGGCTActtatatttccaaaataaaacacCAATCGACTGAAAAGCGCGAGCGAAACCCCTTCAGCCTTTTTCAGCATTGCGCATTGGGTCTTTAACTATCTCTCTCCTAATTTTAGGTCAACTCTGTACAGCAGTTAAGCCAATCATACAATCAGATatacattttgatttatgttgtaagtatgtaataaacaagaatattttcaaGTACTCACTCTCAGATCGCACCACATTGGCGACTCCTATAAACTTGCCGGGCGCGGTCTCATCAGGGAACAAGAGCATCTCATGTCGAGGAGTCATGAACATCAGCAGCGTGGCGTTCTCCCACTGCGGCTGACTGTCCAAGTACTCGTACATATCGTTCCAGATGCGATTCACCATCTGAAAATGGATACAGAATTGCACCTTAGACCTCTCGTTCGCACGCCGACTTTAGCTATTGATCTAACGTGAATCATGAATCCTGAATCGTGCGTGTGCTggacaaataattttacattggAAACGTTTTGTGTTATGTGATTTAGATCATAATCTACTCAAAAAGAAAGTGCGAAGAAGCGTATCATTAAATTATGTAGAAGACGTTGGTTTAATTGCCTGCATTCCCTTTTCAGTTGAATAAGAGCATGGTTTACTCCATGTCAATAAACAACAATCTCAAAAATTTTAGCTACTATGCTATATACTTTTATATCGAatacaatcatcatcatcattggcctgaatacgtctattgcagatgattaaggtggcgtcaggtagaattatcgtatgtatgtacaatattCCCTAATTACTGATCAACATATTTAAGTTAAGACACTTACCATAGAAGTAGCATTCTTAAAAGTCAAATCCATACACATATCATCAATCTTCTTATTCATATTCCAAGCGTAGAAAATAGTCCATCGATTATCAATTAATATTTGTGCATCAAAATTTGGTTTCACTATCAACTTATTACATCTTGCATCTTTATTTTTCACTGGATTAAAAGCGAGTCTTATTGCTCTAACGACTATTGTTAGCAGTAAGACGCGAGTGCAAGCCAAAAGAACCATGTTGAGAAAACATAGCGTGTGAAGAGCATATGAACTTAAAAACTAGTTATACAAAGGTGATGTTTTTCTTCCCAGGCTTCCTAATATCAACAGTTGTAAATATCTCTTAAACAAGTATAACATGTTCCCAAAACATGTAAAGAAtgttcaacattattatttatattatagggATTACGTGATCGTGATATTTCTAGCTTGTTTTAACTAGTCTTGTTACGACTACCACAGGATGTTCTCAGAAATcggaaataatattatatcataccGATTGTTGAGATGACCTTCTCAGAGTATATATTTTAACTGTTGATCTTTAAGCCCAAAACTAAGGTGTAAATAAAGCTACCTAATGTTATAAAGCATGATTATCGTTTGCTAAATAGAATCAAAACTgcagtttaaaataatagacCTCATAGATTGAAttctaacatttaaaaaagtatatttgtgATATCTTTATATGTGTTAATTAAATCGGGATAGGTATCCAGAAATGTATTCATTTTTTTGCAACTAGCTGGGGATGTAGTAAAAAAAGGAATGATTTTGAATACAGTAgacaattaatattatgattttttttttattgttataataaaacattatgaaTTGCTATAatctatacattttaaataaaaccacatttataaggtataattttatattaaacaaaactaaagtCTTGCATAATGCACATGGCACATATTCCACACAAAATGTCTCTCACGTTTTTTACACTACTCTAATATGTAGACGCAGATCTTATCATCCACTTGATTCAATTCCATCAGTCATTCCAGTCAGGATCTAGGCAGGTAGGGTATGGTCCTTTACCATAATCATAAGAGTCAGCAATAGCCTCCAAGACTTTCGGTGAAACCTTCCTGTCCCGTCTTGCTAATATAAAAGTGACCCCTTTCGAACAGTCACAGAACAGCATGTACCAACCGAGGTAGAGTAATTTGAACGTTGCCTTGTATAACTGCATCGATTTCTTTTCGGGAGCTATATCTGAAAATAGATTAGTCTAAATAttcactttttaaaatattatttaggtatCTGAAGGGAGAGCAGATAAGTAAGAACTCCTTGTTTGGACTCTATTTAGATTTAATGTTTGATTTATGTTGAAAGCTtcgtatttattaaagttatttaataatgtatattCCTATACATCGCTGTTACTTTTTGTGGACAAAAATGACCACACTTTTGCAACTAATTGTTACAAAATGTCGATCAACATATGGAGTTCTAGCACGATAGCTAATAACTTTTACTGTCGGATATTGCTGAGTAACTTTTGAAAACTATAGGCCtcaaaatatcacataagtgTATTTACAAGTTtaacaaattcattttttttctctacTCAAGAATCACCACattatgttatgttaaacaGTAAAATTTCTAAAATCCAAAAAGTTGTGTAAAACATACCGTAGCTCCCTCGCACCAAGTTAGGTACTTGAATGAACCGACCAAGTCTTTTATCAGAGTCTGGTATGAGCAGTATTCCTCTGTAACTGTTGATCGTCATGTAGAGCGTCGCGTTATACCACGCCGGCTCCTTCTTCATGTATTTTCTCATACGAGTTTGTATGGTTTTTATTAACTGGATGATcatgaaaataagaaaatactcaGTTAGTTCTCTGTACAACAAAAGTTTTAGGGGAAATGCTGCTAATTCACATGAACTTTAAAAAGATCTATAAAATGTAGCAATAAAGTCAACGATTCTATGTAAAATTTGGACTTGCTATTAGAATTACCAATGGTACAAtcagcaaaatattttagaggTTGAAACATGTCACAAAAAAAATTTTCAGAGATTGCTTTTACGCTTGTTAAAGTCAGCCATTATTCggacaacatttaaaaaaaagttcaaataacaatcgatttaaaatattcttaccaAAGGGTTAGGTAGTTTGAACACAATATCAATACACTTGTCATACATATCCTCGTTCCACACGAAATAAGCTCTCCACGTCGAATCCACGATAGCCGATTCTCTAAAATAAGGATCCGCTGGCAACGTATTACATAATTCTTCATACTTTTTCTGTAATCTCGGACTTAATTTCTCTATATACGCATCACCCAAAAcacaagacaaaataaaaactagaacGGTGTGTGTAAAAAACATATTGGCACTAAaactatatattaaatattcttaaataaataagatatagCACTAAAACTACATGCAAGCTAACTGCAATCTCGAAGGGAAATGTTAACTTTCATGTTTTGATTCTAATTATATATAGCTGTAGGTActtcataaacaaatattagaaaaacaaacaatgcTGTAAGCGGTATTGTTTGATTGGAATGAAAATGCATCATCAAAATATATGATGTGGTTATATTGTTAGTTTGTTTTCAATGCTGCACCTTCTGATCGGTCTGTAATTCTTTGTGATAGATAGAATAGCGATA
The DNA window shown above is from Anticarsia gemmatalis isolate Benzon Research Colony breed Stoneville strain chromosome 20, ilAntGemm2 primary, whole genome shotgun sequence and carries:
- the LOC142981959 gene encoding uncharacterized protein LOC142981959, with amino-acid sequence MFFTHTVLVFILSCVLGDAYIEKLSPRLQKKYEELCNTLPADPYFRESAIVDSTWRAYFVWNEDMYDKCIDIVFKLPNPLLIKTIQTRMRKYMKKEPAWYNATLYMTINSYRGILLIPDSDKRLGRFIQVPNLVRGSYDIAPEKKSMQLYKATFKLLYLGWYMLFCDCSKGVTFILARRDRKVSPKVLEAIADSYDYGKGPYPTCLDPDWND
- the LOC142981882 gene encoding uncharacterized protein LOC142981882; protein product: METTMSFSALFFKTKVNGLFRVIPSLAFEYAHLPEVTFGLKVVDPGYLGIMNCKYHLAYGLAPADRMPTNETCDAEAKKIGFVGSFQFCYLNMPPTHPSMPDREEFHDDDEENMHLEVIRNYNEHIDSSFI
- the LOC142981933 gene encoding uncharacterized protein LOC142981933; translation: MNKKIDDMCMDLTFKNATSMMVNRIWNDMYEYLDSQPQWENATLLMFMTPRHEMLLFPDETAPGKFIGVANVVRSERRPPNKKNSVPLFKIYMKLLRDGRYLVLADCNIGVSMLSLPDDKPYHDSREIVQVATSLGLGDGNLICADGLEPTEPPAREEKEVEVKTFSHFLNPDANKGVL